The Diospyros lotus cultivar Yz01 chromosome 15, ASM1463336v1, whole genome shotgun sequence genome has a window encoding:
- the LOC127792482 gene encoding glucan endo-1,3-beta-glucosidase 12, giving the protein MLHSFQSRRMERFAVTFFLLLISIFCLADGGSIGVNYGRIANNLPSAVKVVQLLKSHGIERVKVYDSDPAVLRALSGSGIKVTVDLPNELLSSAAKMAFASTWVQRNVAAYHPSTQIEAIAVGNEVFVDPHNTTRFLVPAMKNIHQALVKYNLDSSIKVSSPIALSALQNSYPSSAGSFRPELVQTVFKPMLEFLRETGSFLMVNAYPFFAYESNSDVISLDYALFRENPGVVDAGNGLRYFSLFDAQVDAVFAAMSALKYDDIRMVVSETGWPSKGDENEIGASVENAASYNGNLVRRVLTGGGTPLRPKADLTVFLFALFNENQKTGPTSERNYGLFYPSEEKVYNIPFTVEGLKGYREDRSPVTGRVSRPVGGGRNVSASVSGQTWCVANGEAGKEKLQAALDYACGEGAADCHPIQPGSPCFDPNTLEAHAAYAFNSYYQKKGRKMGTCFFGGAAYVVSQPPKIGKCDFPTGY; this is encoded by the exons ATGCTCCATTCCTTCCAGAGCCGGAGAATGGAGCGTTTTGCCGTTACCTTCTTTCTCCTCCTGATCTCCATATTCTGTCTCGCAG ATGGAGGTTCCATCGGAGTGAACTACGGCCGGATAGCCAACAACCTCCCGTCGGCGGTGAAGGTTGTCCAGCTGCTTAAATCTCATGGCATAGAGCGAGTCAAGGTGTATGATTCCGACCCGGCGGTTCTCCGGGCTCTTTCCGGATCCGGAATCAAAGTCACCGTCGATTTGCCAAACGAACTCCTATCCTCCGCCGCCAAGATGGCCTTTGCCTCCACGTGGGTCCAGCGCAACGTCGCCGCCTACCACCCCTCCACCCAAATCGAGGCAATCGCCGTCGGCAATGAAGTGTTTGTTGACCCGCACAACACGACCCGGTTCCTGGTACCCGCCATGAAGAACATCCACCAAGCCCTCGTCAAGTACAACCTCGACTCCTCCATCAAAGTCTCCTCTCCCATTGCGCTCAGCGCCCTCCAAAACTCATACCCGTCTTCCGCCGGATCCTTCCGACCCGAACTCGTCCAAACGGTTTTCAAACCCATGCTCGAGTTCCTCCGCGAAACCGGGTCGTTCCTCATGGTGAACGCCTACCCTTTCTTCGCCTACGAGTCAAACTCCGATGTAATCTCCCTCGACTACGCCCTCTTCCGGGAAAACCCAGGCGTCGTCGACGCCGGCAACGGCTTGCGCTACTTCAGCCTGTTCGACGCCCAAGTCGACGCCGTCTTCGCGGCAATGTCAGCGCTCAAGTACGACGATATCCGAATGGTGGTGTCCGAAACAGGCTGGCCGTCGAAGGGCGACGAGAACGAGATCGGAGCAAGCGTGGAAAACGCCGCCTCCTACAACGGCAACCTCGTCCGTCGCGTGCTCACCGGCGGCGGGACGCCGTTGCGGCCCAAAGCCGATCTAACCGTCTTCCTCTTCGCCCTCTTCAACGAGAACCAGAAAACGGGTCCAACATCGGAGCGGAACTACGGGTTGTTTTACCCGAGCGAGGAGAAGGTCTACAACATCCCGTTCACGGTCGAGGGGCTGAAGGGCTACCGCGAGGACCGTTCGCCGGTGACGGGGAGGGTGTCGAGGCCGGTGGGTGGCGGCAGGAACGTATCAGCGAGCGTGTCGGGGCAGACTTGGTGCGTGGCGAATGGGGAGGCGGGAAAAGAGAAGCTACAGGCGGCTCTAGATTACGCCTGTGGGGAAGGGGCCGCCGATTGCCATCCGATCCAGCCGGGGTCGCCGTGTTTCGATCCTAACACGCTCGAGGCACACGCTGCGTATGCTTTTAACAGCTATTATCAGAAGAAGGGCCGTAAGATGGGCACGTGTTTCTTCGGTGGGGCCGCTTATGTTGTCTCGCAGCCTCCTA AGATAGGGAAGTGTGATTTCCCAACTGGATACTGA
- the LOC127792286 gene encoding uncharacterized protein LOC127792286, translating into MVNKAWRVIPRPLMETVLNNHAQHHRVPQPLFLHGPRGVGKTTLLLERVLDKWNAGPHITGYVDFAQSIEGYHPYHGQSFPWTSWSNCPSPALPTLRAQLENCLESMAEKGVKLGTISSQQIFTTLNKWHGLSAALRRVIHSSDSAGSNLKAVATGKASASVLWSRAVFALSARLNASEIDGVLELSGKGRSVSVEEASYFREALVALRLAKEVIRIQQGWRTNAVRHLNRIGGFSRSLANSATDWPCLLLELLSSAAEIDYFQPKLVINNIEVLKHAVLTDDSTICGSQYHDSLIWRIIALGANERCLPVILVTSDSYYSYKAFIDFGFPDVFISRETFGWTQQEAKMHMVTDYFSQSEWSVVVEVLGPSPRHLFELYALKQSNFYQKVMDDNGSTFEDIVDAYLAYLQVTVVNPAMDKALSVLQNFAIDARKGKIPKDRLRFGAPWRHPPHTDNPTLILEWAKVQLMDFVQSLANTEFGVNYFADCSLEILDDPSAVALLEVGVLYAQREPSFIRPISQGIQRCLVRWLIQERMQMRFLSSLKYFWHRVIRGRSYRHLMLEVGYNK; encoded by the exons ATGGTGAACAAGGCGTGGCGAGTGATCCCTCGCCCACTCATGGAGACGGTGCTCAACAACCACGCCCAGCATCACCGCGTTCCCCAGCCCCTCTTCCTCCACGGCCCCCGCGGCGTCGGCAAAACCACACTCCTTCTCGAAC GTGTCCTCGACAAGTGGAACGCCGGCCCTCACATCACCGGCTACGTCGACTTCGCTCAGAGCATCGAGGGCTACCACCCCTACCACGGCCAATCGTTTCCGTGGACTTCATGGTCCAATTGTCCGTCGCCCGCGCTCCCCACTCTCCGCGCTCAGCTGGAGAATTGTCTTGAGTCGATGGCCGAAAAGGGCGTCAAGTTGGGAACAATAAGCTCCCAGCAAATCTTCACCACTCTCAACAAATGGCACGGCCTGAGCGCTGCACTTCGTCGAGTAATTCACTCCAGCGACTCTGCCGGCTCCAATTTGAAGGCTGTGGCGACGGGGAAGGCCTCGGCTTCGGTGCTTTGGAGTCGGGCCGTCTTCGCGCTATCTGCTCGATTAAATGCCTCTGAGATTGACGGGGTCCTGGAGTTGAGCGGAAAGGGGAGGAGTGTGAGTGTCGAAGAGGCTTCGTATTTCAGGGAAGCGCTGGTGGCTTTGAGATTGGCGAAGGAGGTGATTAGGATTCAGCAGGGGTGGAGAACCAATGCTGTTAGGCATTTGAATCGTATTGGAGGGTTTTCGAGGAGCTTGGCGAATTCGGCGACTGATTGGCCGTGTTTGTTGCTGGAATTGTTGTCTTCTGCTGCAGAAATCGATTACTTTCAG CCGAAGCTGGTGATAAACAATATTGAAGTTCTAAAGCATGCAGTACTGACAGATGATTCAACAATCTGCGGGTCACAGTATCATGACAGTTTGATATGGAGAATAATAGCTTTGGGTGCCAATGAGAGGTGTTTACCCGTTATTCTTGTCACATCAGATAG CTACTACTCATATAAAGCGTTTATCGATTTTGGGTTTCCAGATGTATTCATCTCCCGTGAG ACCTTTGGATGGACTCAACAAGAAGCTAAAATGCATATGGTCACTGATTACTTCAGTCAATCTGAG TGGAGTGTGGTTGTTGAGGTGCTAGGACCAAGCCCGCGACATCTTTTTGAACTCTATGCACTCAAACAGAGCAATTTTTACCAGAA GGTCATGGATGACAACGGTAGTACATTTGAGGACATTGTAGATGCATATTTAGCGTATTTGCAA GTGACTGTGGTTAATCCTGCCATGGATAAAGCGTTGTCCGTCTTGCAAAATTTTGCTATTGATGCAAGGAAGGGAAAAATTCCAAAAGATCGATTGCGCTTTGGTGCTCCTTGGAGACATCCTCCTCATACAGACAACCCCACTCTGATCTTAGAATGGGCTAAGGTTCAACTAATGGATTTTGTCCAGTCTCTGGCCAATACAGAATTTGGG GTTAATTATTTTGCTGATTGTAGCCTTGAAATTCTGGATGATCCTTCTGCTGTAGCATTATTAGAG GTTGGTGTGCTTTATGCCCAGAGAGAACCATCCTTCATTCGCCCAATATCTCAGGGTATTCAAAGATGTCTTGTAAGATG gcttatccaggaacgGATGCAAATGAGGTTTCTGAGCtcacttaaatatttttggcATCGAGTTATACGTGGCCGAAGCTACCGCCATTTGATGTTAGAAGTAGGCTATAATAAATAG
- the LOC127792557 gene encoding small ubiquitin-related modifier 1-like: protein MSGATNQPPAEDDKKPGDQASAHINLKVKGQDGSEVFFRIKRSTQLKKLMNAYCDRQSVEFNSIAFLFDGRRLRAEQTPEELEMEDGDEIDAMLHQTGGSAV from the exons ATGTCGGGAGCGACGAACCAGCCACCGGCCGAGGACGACAAGAAGCCTGGCGACCAGGCTTCCGCTCACATCAATCTGAAGGTCAAGGGTCAG GATGGCAGCGAAGTCTTCTTTAGGATCAAAAGAAGCACCCAACTGAAAAAACTTATGAATGCCTACTGTGACCGCCAGTCTGTGGAGTTCAACTCAATTGCTTTCTTGTTTGATGGCCGACGTCTCCGAGCAGAGCAGACTCCTGAagag CTGGAGATGGAGGATGGCGATGAGATTGATGCAATGTTGCACCAAACTGGTGGCTCTGCTGTCTGA